One window of Doryrhamphus excisus isolate RoL2022-K1 chromosome 13, RoL_Dexc_1.0, whole genome shotgun sequence genomic DNA carries:
- the vcpkmt gene encoding protein-lysine methyltransferase METTL21D, which produces MMTKLKHSSGSHSGPAKRRSLILKIPNNFYFLSGVANMAAHRELNYFVREIELNDGSVLKVNQCYMGDVGCVVWDAAIVLAKYLETKLFHDPSSGVNLWAGRRVVELGAGTGVVGLMAATLGAHVSVTDLEELQSLLKINIQDNQTLIRSGSITAKVLKWGEDVSHFLPFPNYILMADCIYYEQSIAPLVETLKLLAGPETCIICCYEQRTEGINPKVERQFFELLQQSFSCEEIPLSKHDQEFSSPDIHILHIRKKMALVR; this is translated from the exons ATGATGACAAAGCTAAAACATAGTTCGGGGTCTCATTCTGGCCCAGCAAAACGTCgctctcttattttgaaaataccAAACAACTTCTATTTCCTCTCTGGCGTAGCCAACATGGCGGCGCACCGTGAGCTAAACTATTTTGTGAGAGAAATTGAGCTAAATGACGGTTCGGTCTTGAAAGTGAATCAGTGTTACATGGGGGACGTGGGTTGCGTGGTTTGGGACGCAGCCATTGTTCTTGCAAAGTATTTAGAAACGAAGCTATTTCACGATCCATCCTCAGGAGTGAACTTGTGGGCTGGCCGAAGAGTGGTGGAGTTAGGAGCTGGCACTGGGGTGGTTGGATTGATGGCAGCCACACTAGG CGCTCATGTTAGTGTGACAGACTTGGAGGAGCTACAGAGCCTCCTGAAGATCAACATCCAAGACAACCAGACTCTCATCCGTAGTGGGTCCATAACTGCCAAGGTACTGAAATG GGGTGAAGATGTATCCCATTTCCTGCCATTTCCTAACTATATCCTCATGGCagattgtatttattatgaacAG TCGATTGCTCCACTGGTGGAGACCTTGAAGCTGCTCGCTGGACCAGAGACCTGCATCATTTGTTGCTACGAGCAACGCACCGAGGGCATCAACCCAAAAGTGGAAAGGCAGTTTTTTGAG TTATTGCAACAAAGCTTCAGCTGTGAAGAAATCCCTTTGAGTAAACACGATCAAGAATTTAGTAGTCCAGACATCCACATCCTacacatcagaaaaaaaatggcgcTTGTAAGATGA